A window of the Agrococcus jejuensis genome harbors these coding sequences:
- a CDS encoding citrate synthase: MTHADETPKTANLTVDGRTVELPILPSTEGRSSIDVSKLMRETGHTTLDYGFVNTAATQSAITYIDGDAGILRYRGYPIEELAEQKSFLDVAYLLIYGELPSADELGEFDTRIRRHTLLHEDLRRFFDSLPRDAHPMSALSSAVSALSTYYAADHDPHDPRRVELQTIRLLAKLPVIAAYAHKKSIGQAFLYPDNSLSFVENYLKLNFGLMAEEYELNPVMVKALERLLILHADHEQNASTSTVRLVGSTEANLFASVSAGIHALSGPLHGGANEAVLTMLRSIQESGEGVQRFVERVKRKEQGVRLMGFGHRVYKNYDPRAKLVKSSADEVLEALGVSDPLLDIAKELEQVALNDDYFIERKLYPNVDFYTGVIYKAMGFPERMFTVLFAIGRLPGWIAHWREMIDDPQTKIGRPQQLYVGPGERHI; encoded by the coding sequence CCCCTCCACCGAGGGACGTTCGAGCATCGACGTGTCGAAGCTGATGCGTGAGACGGGCCACACCACCCTCGACTACGGCTTCGTGAACACGGCGGCGACGCAGAGTGCGATCACCTACATCGACGGCGACGCAGGCATCCTGCGCTACCGCGGCTATCCCATCGAGGAGCTGGCGGAGCAGAAGTCGTTCCTCGACGTCGCCTACCTGCTGATCTACGGCGAGCTGCCGAGCGCCGACGAGCTCGGCGAGTTCGACACGCGCATCCGCCGCCACACGCTGCTGCACGAGGACCTGCGACGGTTCTTCGACTCGCTGCCGCGCGACGCGCACCCGATGAGCGCGCTCTCGTCCGCGGTCTCGGCCCTGTCCACGTACTACGCGGCCGACCACGACCCGCACGACCCGCGGCGCGTCGAGCTGCAGACGATCCGTCTGCTCGCGAAGCTGCCGGTCATCGCGGCGTACGCGCACAAGAAGTCCATCGGCCAGGCGTTCCTCTACCCCGACAACTCGCTGTCGTTCGTCGAGAACTACCTCAAGCTGAACTTCGGCCTCATGGCCGAGGAGTACGAGCTCAACCCCGTGATGGTGAAGGCGCTCGAGCGCCTGCTCATCCTGCACGCCGACCACGAGCAGAACGCGTCGACCTCGACCGTGCGGCTCGTGGGCTCGACCGAGGCGAACCTGTTCGCATCGGTGTCGGCCGGCATCCACGCGCTCTCGGGCCCGCTGCACGGCGGCGCCAACGAGGCCGTGCTGACGATGCTCCGCTCGATCCAGGAGTCGGGCGAGGGCGTGCAGCGCTTCGTCGAGCGTGTGAAGCGCAAGGAGCAGGGCGTGCGCCTCATGGGCTTCGGCCACCGGGTGTACAAGAACTACGACCCGCGCGCGAAGCTCGTGAAGTCGTCGGCCGACGAGGTGCTCGAGGCGCTCGGCGTCTCCGATCCGCTGCTCGACATCGCGAAGGAGCTCGAGCAGGTCGCCCTGAACGACGACTACTTCATCGAGCGCAAGCTCTACCCGAACGTCGACTTCTACACGGGCGTCATCTACAAGGCGATGGGCTTCCCCGAGCGGATGTTCACGGTGCTGTTCGCGATCGGTCGCCTGCCGGGCTGGATCGCGCACTGGCGCGAGATGATCGACGACCCGCAGACGAAGATCGGCCGCCCGCAGCAGCTCTACGTGGGCCCGGGCGAGCGCCACATCTAG